The Esox lucius isolate fEsoLuc1 chromosome 20, fEsoLuc1.pri, whole genome shotgun sequence region acaaaacatggcaagaaagaacaaaatggaatgacccctgttcaaaagtctgcatacccttagttcttaatactatgtattgccccctttagcatcaaagatagcgtgcagtcttttgtagtagttgtctatgagacccCAAAtcattgcaggtggtatagctgccttGGTATAGCTGTCTTGGCAAaattcctccaggtcatgcaaagtctttgttcgtcttgcatgaaccgcacatttgagatctccccagagtggctcgatgagataaaggtcaggagactgtgatgaccacttCAGGACGTTCACCCTTTTATCTGCCTCATGTGCCGTGAGTCCATATGAGGTGTAAGTTGATGCGAGACCATAATAGGTAAATAAATGATTGGGATTAAGGAAAAACTGaggtggaaaaaaagaaaaaaaggagaaaGTGGATTCTCTACAGGAAAGAGTCACACCATTCACGCAGGCAGCCATAGCAATCACCCTGCTGTTTAACATTAGCCCCACATGTGTCTTTCAGCCAGTCCCGGAATAGCTCCTCATCCTTCTTCAGTACCAGGAACTGACCGAGGACTACGTAAGCCTGGGAATGTATGCAAGTGTGAATGGAGGAGAACAAATCATAGAGAATGT contains the following coding sequences:
- the LOC105019098 gene encoding barrier-to-autointegration factor, translating into MSSTSQKHKEFVAEPMGEKSVNALAGIGEVLGKRLEEKGFDKAYVVLGQFLVLKKDEELFRDWLKDTCGANVKQQGDCYGCLREWCDSFL